A stretch of the Bdellovibrio sp. 22V genome encodes the following:
- a CDS encoding LysR family transcriptional regulator: protein MDLNEIMIFVKVVQAGSFNQAAKLLGMPNSTVSAKVSALEKRLGVTLLHRTTRKLQITQAGQAFFNRSLTALQELQGAEAEVTLNQGEPQGVLRLTAPSVFGSTLLPEVISQYLEKYPKMTVDLIFADRVVDLISEGVDLAIRAGELQDSTLIAKKIGVSYFAPFASAAYLKKNGTPIHPKDLRSHKCLQFAPLGRDKWELVNKNKNKISVSLVGKVIADDLHVIKDFALNGEGIALLPTFLCEMETKKNRLVRILPEWRSDVRNIHFVYPPQKFPAPKFQAFMDIALDVLKNRLKETEL from the coding sequence ATGGATTTAAATGAAATCATGATTTTTGTTAAAGTCGTTCAGGCGGGAAGCTTCAATCAAGCCGCGAAACTTTTAGGAATGCCGAACTCCACGGTCAGCGCTAAAGTTTCAGCCCTGGAAAAACGCCTGGGCGTGACACTGCTCCACCGAACCACTCGAAAATTGCAGATCACGCAGGCCGGGCAAGCTTTTTTCAATCGCAGCCTCACGGCCCTGCAAGAGCTGCAAGGTGCCGAGGCTGAGGTCACCTTAAACCAAGGCGAACCGCAGGGTGTTTTGCGACTGACCGCTCCTAGCGTTTTCGGTAGCACGCTTTTACCGGAAGTGATTTCTCAGTATCTTGAGAAATATCCCAAAATGACTGTCGATTTGATTTTTGCGGACCGGGTTGTCGACCTTATCTCCGAAGGTGTTGATCTGGCAATTCGCGCGGGCGAACTGCAGGACTCAACATTGATCGCAAAAAAAATCGGGGTCAGCTATTTTGCGCCCTTCGCCTCGGCGGCTTACTTAAAGAAAAATGGAACTCCGATTCATCCCAAGGATCTTCGCTCTCATAAGTGTTTGCAATTTGCGCCGTTAGGCCGAGATAAGTGGGAGCTTGTGAATAAAAATAAAAACAAGATCAGCGTCTCTTTGGTGGGAAAAGTTATCGCGGACGATCTGCATGTCATTAAGGACTTCGCTCTGAATGGCGAAGGGATCGCTCTTCTGCCGACCTTTTTATGCGAAATGGAAACCAAAAAGAATCGCTTAGTCCGCATTCTTCCCGAGTGGCGCTCTGACGTGCGCAATATTCACTTCGTCTATCCGCCGCAAAAGTTCCCGGCGCCTAAGTTTCAGGCCTTTATGGATATCGCCTTAGATGTCCTCAAAAATCGACTCAAGGAGACGGAACTTTAG
- a CDS encoding glucoamylase family protein, with amino-acid sequence MKKRTLYPSLSDIVEEPIRGEIYSAERLEEYALYLAEHLRTDKAPQLSRPLLRRMKENGDKLLAAYRTLIDSIENKEAVSPAAEWLIDNFHIVEEQLREIKEDLPKSYYEELPKLSIGDLAGYPRIYALALALVAHTDSRLELETIRSFIRSFQTKSYLNIGELWAVAITLRLALVENARRVSLRVVWDRNQRNAANVLADEIIDKAKEPEDLKRIIEKISLHCGKNIETEYAFISQLAQRLRDQELDIWPALEYLENTLKKCDCTVEETVHREHQHQAANQITIANIISSMRLLSNINWKNFFEDVSLLDRDLAEDPTGHYQGMDFQTRDEYRHTIERIGKRTKAHERDIARKAVALAAQKNLHVGYFLKTQGLPELEKNFKYKPKWNESLNRGIRKRPTLFYLGVLVLCIVAILAIPLCYAHSHAASVGALIGLTVLLLIPCSDLAVSLVNFILTHLLKPRRLAKMDLTSGVPAEARTLVIIPCLLADKDTIQELIGRLEVHYLGNNEKNIYFSLVTDFSDAPVEITENDEELLQTALSGVARLNKTYGEHFFVFHRRRLWNEAEKKWMGWERKRGKIHELNRLLRGARDTSFVNVTAPASLLTSFRYVITLDADTQLGLDTAKILIGTALHPLNKAVYDAEKGRVVQGYGIIQPRISISLESSSHSTFSMIFSGHTGIDPYTTAISDVYQDLFDEGSFTGKGLYDIDAFEAALKDRVPENTILSHDLFEGLYARAALATDIELLDDYPSNYFSFVQRQHRWVRGDWQIARWVLPFVPDASKKRVRNTLPFISRWKIYDNLRRSLVALFLFLLFALGWLTLPGSAFFWTGFAALIVAFPCFLHVANGLFVSPRGIPWSSGFWTELGKTKMSLGQFLLSMVFLPHKAYVELDAIIRALYRSEVSGEKCLEWVASAQINRGQSHHQKPLWQQPWVVEGVLLLLLWMILIKGPLSATLLALPIILIWMSYPQVARITHLRLQKRKPELETDEKLFFSEVARRIWHFFETFVGPQDNWLPPDNIQEDPEVVIAHRTSPTNIGLYALALVSARDLGYLGLRGCLERLRSLLDTVKKLEKYEGHLLNWYDTQTLAPLYPKYVSVVDSGNLAGYLLAAKQSCDEFKRTRLFNVQIVKSMTVTVKLLEAELRLLQHQRQSTSAISATHLLERIEESKRLLANARPHTLREWSGLLRFLKQSFDDINDSVAALELEHGARHYLRLHLWIRSLTSLTSDLDTDIELYAPWIFSSYRNVETELRTFHEKLLPEWQAILEMLDQNLSVNDLSRINGEAAVKLTELKQKATRLSSYDIDTLIDCCRRANTNLQAVRAAADEVMQDCDDLFQKMNFAFLIDPDREVFSIGFNVGENRLDNAYYDLLASEARLASFISIIKGDVDQKHWFRLGRQLVPVEGGRALISWSASMFEYLMPQLIMKNYENTLLFETMQAVVHRQVNYGRKLKVPWGISEAGYNARDLNFNYQYGPFGIPGLGLKRGLGHDLVVSPYSSFLAAMVNPNVAVKNLKALAQQNILTSYGYYESIDYTPERLSADQRFSVIRSFMAHHQGMSLIAVNNVLHSDVMQERFHSEPRVRAAQLLLQERIPQKVALTVPKAAEIEWDGAGDSLLKSFSRVYDDASHHSPRVQILSNGKYSLMLSTAGSGYSKCEGLALTRWREDGTRDHWGSFVFIRDLDKKEVWSATFQPNIKDPEGYKAIFTEDKVEFWREDRDIRTHMQVIVAPEDDLELRQVSIINDSFKDRYFEVTSYMEPVLAPLAEDQAHPAFSNLFLQTEYLASKHTLIARRRPRLSKKSEVWGLHSVTSDGAYEGDIEYETDRARFIGRGKSLLNAAALTEGRQLSNTIGSTLDPTLCLRVRVRVPPGGTRKILFTTGIAPTRDKVLMMADRYHDIHSFDRESKLAWTKSRIDLRHLGMDSEAAYLFQRLAERILYSDSSLRQPSHLRAVNIREQASLWPYGISGDLPIVVLTVSDKKDMGIVRKLLRGHEYLRLKGLSYDFVILSDSKSTYLQELFEEVQRQIRYSGSQGWLNKPGGVFPLRLDTMPQKDRAFIQAMARVVLSSEWGTLKEQVARRVPAEKYASAFRAEREPRDYATPALQPPELDFFNGLGGFSKDGKEYVICLRDDQWTPAPWINVIANAHDFGFQVSETGAGFTWSVNSRENRLTPWSNDPVSDPSGEIFYLRDEETGEYWSPTPHPIRDSALYIIRHGQGYSKFEHTTKGVSLSLVQFVPRVDSVKISRLKIKNVSGRRRKISLWAYVEWVLGNQREKSAPYIFTETDESKTIFAKNAYNHEFAERISFFKINSSNVTFTCDRKEFLGRNGDTSAPEALTRQTLGGRSGVGHDPCGALQTVFELKEHEEIEVIILLGQSDKDSAQSILRKYQDAHAVDKAFQDVCKMWDEILGVIQVKTPDLSLNILMNHWLLYQAMVCRLWARSAFYQSGGAYGFRDQLQDCMAFVYATPELARAHILRASSRQFPEGDVQHWWHPPTGRGVRTHFSDDLLWLPFVVSHYIRVTGDEQILQEETPFIEAPLLTPEQEDSYTQPKVSSQKATLLDHCLRTIEHSLKLGAHGLPLIGCGDWNDGMNRVGEKGQGESVWMAWFLHKVLEDFLPFCDSEQKKKYSQHMRVLKENVEKNAWDGEWYRRAYFDDGTPIGSAHNEEARIDSLAQTWSVLSKAGDPERQLQGMESVDRHLILKDKKLILLLTPPFDKTSLDPGYIKGYVPGVRENGGQYTHAALWVMMAYAELREKEKVYSIFNMLNPIHHTRNREGVHKYKIEPYVVAADVYAVEPHVGRGGWSWYTGSASWFYRAGLESLLGFERHRDRLVLKPCVPSEWPYYEIHYRYKSSFYKIRIEQSAGRKTSEKLEVQLVDDGKTHEVVFKV; translated from the coding sequence ATGAAAAAAAGGACGTTGTATCCGTCTCTCAGCGATATTGTTGAAGAGCCCATCCGCGGTGAAATCTACAGCGCTGAACGACTCGAAGAGTATGCTCTGTATCTGGCGGAGCATTTGCGAACGGATAAAGCGCCGCAATTAAGTCGTCCTTTGCTTCGTCGGATGAAAGAAAACGGAGATAAGCTGCTGGCGGCTTATCGGACCTTGATCGACTCCATTGAAAATAAAGAAGCGGTTTCGCCGGCGGCGGAATGGCTGATCGATAACTTTCATATTGTCGAAGAACAGCTTCGCGAAATCAAAGAAGACCTTCCGAAATCCTATTATGAGGAGCTGCCGAAGCTTTCGATTGGCGACCTTGCTGGCTATCCGCGTATTTACGCTTTGGCTTTGGCGTTGGTCGCGCACACCGATAGCCGCCTGGAGCTGGAAACGATTCGTAGCTTCATCCGTTCGTTTCAGACGAAATCTTATTTGAACATAGGTGAGTTGTGGGCCGTGGCGATCACTTTGCGTTTAGCTTTGGTCGAAAACGCACGCCGTGTCTCTTTGCGCGTGGTCTGGGATCGCAATCAACGTAACGCTGCCAACGTTTTGGCCGATGAAATTATTGATAAGGCCAAAGAACCCGAAGATCTTAAAAGAATTATCGAAAAGATATCTTTGCATTGCGGGAAAAATATCGAAACGGAGTATGCCTTTATCTCTCAGTTGGCGCAAAGATTGCGCGACCAAGAGTTGGATATTTGGCCGGCTTTGGAGTATCTGGAAAACACGCTTAAAAAATGTGACTGTACCGTCGAAGAAACTGTTCATCGCGAACATCAGCATCAAGCTGCGAATCAAATCACCATTGCCAATATTATTTCCAGCATGCGGCTTCTTTCCAATATCAATTGGAAGAACTTTTTTGAGGACGTCAGCTTACTGGATCGCGATTTGGCGGAAGATCCCACAGGCCATTATCAAGGCATGGACTTTCAGACGCGGGATGAATATCGGCATACGATTGAACGTATTGGTAAAAGAACGAAAGCGCACGAGCGTGACATCGCCAGAAAAGCGGTGGCTCTGGCGGCGCAAAAGAATCTGCATGTCGGTTATTTTTTAAAAACTCAGGGCCTTCCAGAGCTCGAGAAAAATTTTAAATACAAACCAAAATGGAATGAATCCCTCAATCGGGGCATCAGAAAACGTCCCACGTTGTTTTATCTAGGTGTTCTTGTTCTATGTATTGTCGCTATTCTTGCCATACCTCTTTGTTACGCGCACTCGCACGCGGCTTCGGTCGGAGCTCTCATCGGATTGACGGTCCTTTTGCTTATTCCTTGCAGTGATCTGGCCGTGAGCTTGGTGAATTTTATCCTGACGCATCTTCTGAAGCCTCGGCGTCTTGCAAAGATGGATCTAACCTCGGGCGTTCCGGCGGAGGCCCGCACCCTGGTTATTATTCCCTGTCTGCTGGCTGATAAAGACACGATTCAAGAGCTGATTGGCCGCCTTGAAGTTCACTATCTGGGAAACAATGAAAAGAATATCTATTTTTCTTTAGTGACGGATTTTAGCGATGCCCCTGTTGAAATCACGGAGAATGACGAGGAGCTGCTGCAAACAGCCCTTTCCGGAGTCGCGCGGCTGAATAAAACTTACGGCGAGCATTTTTTTGTTTTTCATCGCCGGCGTCTCTGGAATGAGGCTGAAAAAAAATGGATGGGGTGGGAAAGAAAAAGGGGAAAAATCCACGAACTCAATCGCTTGCTTCGCGGAGCCCGTGATACCAGTTTTGTGAACGTGACGGCGCCGGCATCGCTTCTGACCAGCTTTCGCTACGTCATCACTTTAGACGCGGATACGCAGCTGGGATTGGATACTGCAAAAATTCTTATCGGCACGGCTCTTCATCCTTTGAACAAAGCCGTTTATGATGCCGAGAAAGGCCGAGTCGTTCAAGGCTACGGGATTATTCAGCCACGGATTTCGATCTCGCTGGAAAGTTCTTCTCATTCGACGTTCTCGATGATTTTTTCAGGACACACGGGGATTGATCCGTATACGACGGCGATCTCGGATGTTTACCAGGACTTATTTGATGAAGGCAGTTTCACGGGAAAAGGTCTTTACGACATTGACGCTTTCGAAGCGGCGTTGAAAGATCGAGTTCCCGAAAACACAATCCTAAGCCATGACCTTTTCGAGGGCTTGTACGCGCGCGCCGCTCTGGCGACGGATATAGAACTTCTCGACGATTATCCCAGTAATTATTTTTCTTTCGTGCAACGTCAGCATCGTTGGGTGCGTGGCGACTGGCAAATTGCGCGGTGGGTGTTACCTTTTGTTCCCGATGCCTCTAAAAAACGCGTGCGCAATACTCTTCCGTTTATTTCGCGCTGGAAGATTTACGATAATCTCCGTCGCAGTCTGGTTGCTCTTTTTCTATTTCTTCTGTTCGCCTTGGGTTGGCTGACTCTTCCGGGAAGTGCTTTCTTTTGGACCGGGTTTGCCGCGTTGATTGTGGCCTTTCCTTGTTTCCTGCATGTGGCAAACGGTCTCTTTGTCAGTCCTCGCGGCATTCCGTGGTCGAGCGGCTTTTGGACCGAGCTGGGCAAAACGAAAATGAGTCTCGGGCAGTTTCTTCTGTCTATGGTCTTTCTTCCGCATAAAGCATACGTGGAATTGGATGCTATCATTCGCGCCTTATATCGCAGTGAAGTCAGCGGAGAAAAATGTTTAGAGTGGGTCGCTTCAGCGCAAATCAATCGCGGGCAGAGCCATCACCAAAAACCGTTATGGCAGCAGCCATGGGTCGTTGAAGGCGTTCTGTTGCTATTGTTATGGATGATTCTTATCAAAGGCCCCTTGTCGGCGACGCTTTTAGCTTTACCGATTATATTAATCTGGATGAGTTACCCGCAGGTGGCGCGAATTACGCACTTGCGCTTGCAAAAGCGCAAGCCCGAGCTTGAAACGGATGAAAAATTATTTTTCTCTGAAGTGGCCCGTCGCATTTGGCATTTTTTTGAAACGTTCGTTGGACCGCAAGATAATTGGCTGCCTCCGGATAATATTCAGGAAGATCCCGAAGTGGTCATTGCGCATCGAACGTCGCCGACCAATATCGGGCTTTATGCTTTGGCGCTTGTGTCGGCGCGCGATTTGGGATACTTGGGACTGCGCGGTTGTTTAGAGCGTTTAAGATCTTTGCTTGATACGGTAAAAAAGCTGGAAAAGTACGAAGGCCATCTTTTGAACTGGTATGACACGCAAACCTTGGCGCCTCTTTATCCCAAATACGTGTCTGTCGTCGATAGCGGCAATTTAGCCGGTTATTTGTTGGCGGCAAAACAATCTTGCGACGAATTTAAAAGAACGCGCTTGTTCAACGTGCAAATCGTCAAAAGCATGACGGTCACAGTGAAGTTGCTGGAGGCGGAACTTCGTTTGCTGCAACACCAACGGCAAAGCACAAGTGCCATCAGCGCAACTCATTTGTTAGAGCGTATCGAAGAAAGCAAACGTCTTTTAGCCAACGCGCGTCCTCATACCTTGCGGGAGTGGTCCGGTCTTTTGCGCTTTTTAAAACAAAGTTTCGATGACATTAACGACAGCGTCGCCGCTTTAGAACTTGAACATGGCGCTCGCCATTACTTGCGTCTGCATTTATGGATTCGCTCATTGACAAGTTTAACCAGCGATTTGGATACGGACATTGAGCTGTACGCTCCGTGGATTTTTAGTTCTTACCGTAACGTCGAAACGGAACTCAGGACATTTCATGAAAAACTGCTTCCCGAGTGGCAAGCTATTCTTGAGATGCTCGATCAGAATCTAAGTGTGAACGACCTCAGCAGAATAAATGGAGAAGCGGCGGTTAAGCTAACCGAACTTAAGCAGAAAGCGACGCGGCTGTCGTCTTACGACATCGACACCCTTATTGATTGCTGCCGTCGCGCGAATACCAACCTGCAAGCCGTTCGTGCTGCAGCCGATGAAGTCATGCAAGATTGTGACGACCTTTTCCAAAAAATGAACTTTGCATTTCTTATTGACCCTGACCGCGAGGTTTTTTCGATCGGTTTTAACGTTGGCGAAAATCGACTCGACAATGCTTATTATGATCTTCTTGCTTCCGAAGCGCGCCTTGCGAGTTTTATTTCTATTATAAAAGGGGACGTTGATCAAAAGCATTGGTTCCGCTTGGGCCGTCAACTGGTGCCTGTTGAAGGAGGTCGTGCCCTGATTTCGTGGTCGGCGTCGATGTTTGAATATCTGATGCCTCAATTGATCATGAAAAATTACGAAAACACTTTGCTCTTTGAGACGATGCAAGCCGTGGTTCATCGCCAGGTCAATTACGGGCGTAAGTTGAAAGTGCCTTGGGGTATTTCCGAGGCGGGATACAATGCGCGCGATTTAAATTTTAATTACCAATACGGTCCTTTTGGAATTCCCGGTTTGGGTTTAAAACGCGGTTTGGGACATGATCTCGTGGTCTCTCCTTATTCAAGTTTTTTGGCGGCGATGGTTAATCCGAATGTAGCGGTGAAAAATCTCAAAGCACTGGCGCAACAAAATATTCTTACAAGTTACGGCTATTACGAATCGATTGATTATACCCCCGAACGTCTTTCCGCTGATCAGAGATTTTCTGTGATTCGTTCATTTATGGCGCATCACCAGGGGATGAGTTTGATTGCAGTAAACAACGTCTTGCACAGCGATGTGATGCAAGAACGCTTTCATTCGGAACCTCGTGTTCGGGCCGCACAACTTCTTTTGCAAGAACGTATCCCGCAGAAGGTCGCTCTTACAGTTCCTAAAGCCGCCGAAATTGAGTGGGACGGAGCGGGAGATTCATTGCTTAAGTCTTTCTCGCGGGTTTACGACGATGCCAGCCATCACAGTCCGCGTGTGCAGATTCTTTCAAACGGTAAATACTCATTAATGCTTTCCACGGCGGGATCGGGATATTCGAAGTGCGAGGGTTTGGCTTTAACACGGTGGCGTGAAGACGGAACGCGAGATCACTGGGGCAGCTTTGTTTTCATCCGTGATCTCGACAAAAAAGAAGTCTGGTCCGCGACGTTTCAGCCTAATATCAAAGATCCCGAAGGCTACAAAGCTATCTTCACCGAAGACAAGGTTGAGTTTTGGCGGGAAGACCGGGATATTCGCACGCACATGCAAGTGATTGTGGCTCCGGAGGACGATTTGGAGCTTCGCCAAGTAAGCATCATCAATGATTCCTTTAAAGACCGTTACTTTGAAGTGACAAGCTATATGGAACCGGTGTTGGCGCCTCTTGCGGAGGATCAAGCGCATCCCGCTTTTAGCAATTTGTTTTTGCAGACAGAGTATCTTGCTTCTAAACATACTTTGATCGCCCGCCGCCGTCCGCGCTTAAGTAAAAAAAGTGAGGTGTGGGGACTGCACAGCGTGACTTCCGATGGCGCCTATGAAGGAGATATCGAGTACGAAACCGATCGCGCGCGCTTTATAGGACGGGGAAAAAGTCTTCTTAACGCCGCAGCGTTAACCGAAGGCCGGCAGCTTTCTAATACGATCGGCTCCACGTTGGACCCGACGCTCTGCTTGCGGGTCCGTGTTCGGGTTCCTCCCGGAGGCACGCGAAAGATTTTATTCACAACCGGTATCGCACCTACACGCGACAAGGTTTTAATGATGGCCGATCGTTATCACGACATTCATTCATTTGACCGTGAAAGCAAGTTGGCGTGGACGAAGTCACGAATTGATCTGCGACACTTGGGAATGGATTCAGAGGCGGCCTATTTGTTTCAAAGACTCGCGGAAAGAATTTTATATTCAGACTCGTCATTGCGACAGCCATCGCATTTGCGGGCAGTGAATATTCGCGAACAGGCAAGTCTTTGGCCTTACGGGATCAGCGGGGATTTGCCTATTGTTGTTCTAACCGTAAGCGATAAAAAGGATATGGGCATTGTGCGAAAACTTTTGCGCGGGCACGAATATCTTCGCTTAAAAGGTCTGTCTTATGATTTTGTGATTCTCAGCGATTCGAAAAGCACTTATCTGCAAGAACTCTTCGAAGAAGTGCAAAGGCAGATTCGCTACAGCGGTTCGCAGGGCTGGCTGAACAAACCCGGCGGCGTGTTTCCTCTTCGCTTGGATACGATGCCACAAAAAGATCGCGCCTTTATTCAAGCCATGGCTCGCGTTGTGCTCTCTTCAGAGTGGGGAACTCTGAAGGAACAAGTGGCGCGCCGAGTGCCCGCAGAGAAATATGCCAGCGCCTTTAGGGCAGAACGGGAACCCCGCGACTATGCAACGCCGGCATTGCAGCCGCCGGAATTGGATTTTTTCAACGGCCTTGGTGGATTTTCAAAAGATGGAAAAGAGTATGTCATCTGCCTGCGCGACGATCAGTGGACGCCAGCACCCTGGATTAATGTGATCGCCAATGCTCACGATTTTGGTTTTCAAGTCAGTGAAACCGGCGCGGGATTCACGTGGTCCGTGAATAGTCGCGAAAACCGTTTAACACCGTGGTCAAACGATCCCGTGAGCGATCCTTCCGGCGAGATATTTTATCTGCGTGATGAAGAAACGGGGGAGTATTGGAGTCCCACGCCTCATCCCATCCGAGACAGCGCTCTTTATATCATTCGCCATGGTCAGGGTTACTCTAAATTCGAGCATACGACGAAGGGAGTTTCTCTTTCACTCGTCCAGTTCGTGCCGCGCGTGGATTCAGTGAAAATCAGTCGTCTGAAAATCAAAAACGTTTCGGGCCGGCGACGAAAAATTTCTTTGTGGGCTTATGTCGAATGGGTTTTAGGAAATCAAAGGGAAAAATCCGCGCCTTATATCTTCACCGAAACCGACGAAAGTAAAACGATCTTTGCCAAAAACGCCTACAATCATGAATTTGCGGAACGTATTTCATTTTTCAAAATCAACAGTTCCAATGTCACTTTCACATGTGACAGAAAAGAATTTTTGGGCCGAAACGGAGACACCTCTGCGCCGGAAGCTTTAACACGACAGACCCTGGGAGGACGCTCGGGAGTAGGTCACGATCCTTGCGGCGCTTTACAGACGGTTTTTGAGTTGAAAGAGCATGAAGAGATCGAGGTTATCATTCTTTTAGGTCAAAGCGATAAAGACAGTGCGCAAAGTATCCTGCGGAAGTATCAAGACGCACACGCCGTGGATAAAGCTTTTCAGGATGTCTGTAAAATGTGGGATGAGATTTTAGGTGTTATCCAGGTTAAAACGCCGGATCTTTCCCTGAATATTTTGATGAATCATTGGCTTTTATATCAGGCCATGGTTTGTCGCTTATGGGCACGCTCTGCCTTTTATCAATCGGGCGGGGCCTATGGATTCCGCGATCAGCTGCAGGATTGTATGGCCTTTGTCTATGCGACTCCGGAGCTGGCGCGCGCGCATATTCTAAGAGCGTCTTCGCGACAGTTTCCAGAAGGAGATGTTCAGCACTGGTGGCATCCGCCCACGGGGCGCGGCGTACGTACACATTTTTCAGATGATCTTTTGTGGTTGCCTTTCGTTGTCAGTCATTACATTCGTGTCACCGGCGACGAGCAAATTTTGCAAGAAGAAACACCATTTATCGAAGCTCCGCTGTTAACTCCCGAGCAAGAAGACTCTTACACACAACCGAAAGTCTCTTCACAAAAAGCGACATTGTTGGATCACTGCCTGCGCACGATCGAACATTCCTTGAAACTGGGTGCGCACGGACTCCCGCTTATCGGCTGCGGAGACTGGAATGACGGGATGAACCGCGTCGGCGAAAAAGGCCAGGGCGAAAGCGTCTGGATGGCGTGGTTCCTTCATAAAGTTCTTGAGGACTTTTTACCGTTTTGCGATTCCGAGCAAAAGAAAAAATATAGTCAGCACATGCGAGTGCTCAAAGAAAACGTCGAGAAAAACGCGTGGGATGGTGAGTGGTATCGCCGGGCTTACTTTGACGACGGCACACCGATTGGCTCCGCCCATAATGAAGAAGCACGGATCGACTCTTTAGCGCAAACTTGGTCGGTGCTCTCAAAAGCTGGAGATCCCGAGCGCCAACTTCAGGGCATGGAAAGTGTGGATCGTCATCTTATTCTTAAGGACAAAAAGCTGATTCTGCTTTTGACTCCGCCTTTTGATAAAACTTCGCTAGATCCAGGCTACATCAAAGGTTATGTGCCGGGCGTTCGCGAGAATGGCGGCCAGTACACGCATGCCGCTTTGTGGGTGATGATGGCCTACGCCGAACTTCGCGAGAAAGAAAAGGTTTACAGTATTTTCAATATGCTGAATCCGATTCACCACACAAGAAACCGGGAAGGTGTTCATAAATATAAAATCGAACCTTACGTTGTTGCCGCGGATGTTTACGCCGTGGAACCACATGTGGGACGGGGCGGGTGGAGCTGGTACACCGGTTCGGCTTCGTGGTTTTATCGCGCGGGTTTAGAATCCCTCTTGGGTTTTGAGCGGCATCGAGATCGTTTGGTGTTAAAACCTTGTGTTCCGTCGGAGTGGCCGTACTACGAGATTCACTACCGTTACAAATCAAGTTTTTACAAAATTCGGATTGAGCAAAGTGCCGGAAGAAAAACTTCCGAGAAGCTTGAGGTGCAGCTTGTGGATGACGGGAAAACCCATGAGGTTGTCTTTAAAGTGTAA
- a CDS encoding OsmC family protein yields MTIESAKLIEGFTYEINTGNFQLRTDVAKELGGQGSAPSPHDYLEVALASCTAITLQMYAKRKSWPLENVDVKVQIVSEGAENKIARTIKLAGPLSAEQKQMLTTIAEKCPIHRFLSKGAVITTNMIEA; encoded by the coding sequence ATGACTATCGAATCAGCAAAGCTTATTGAAGGTTTCACTTACGAAATTAATACCGGAAATTTCCAACTGCGCACGGATGTGGCAAAAGAGTTGGGAGGTCAAGGCAGCGCACCAAGCCCGCACGATTATTTGGAAGTGGCCTTGGCTTCTTGCACGGCGATCACTTTGCAAATGTATGCGAAAAGAAAATCCTGGCCGCTGGAAAATGTCGACGTGAAAGTGCAAATCGTTTCAGAGGGCGCAGAAAATAAAATTGCCAGAACCATCAAACTTGCAGGTCCGCTTTCCGCAGAACAAAAACAAATGTTGACGACGATTGCGGAGAAATGTCCTATCCACCGCTTTCTTAGCAAAGGTGCGGTCATTACCACAAACATGATCGAGGCGTAA
- a CDS encoding murein L,D-transpeptidase catalytic domain family protein, with product MQIADANKTLLVRFGTLLLITSFLTLGACGSNSNAADLPSLPDDTVQEQPVGDDQAAAQIPQDASANLNAGQREGILQKYSYVDPTRVVPTKALADALVYFEANKNGFRNQDYISVIDFSKNSSEPRFYIVSMKTGEVWSIRVAHGKGSDANHDGFAEKFSNTSGAHASSLGYYRTAETYYGAHGLSLRLDGLSSTNSKARSRAVVIHGANYVQDTNVKQGRSWGCPAVSMENIQAVIKYLKGGSLIYAVN from the coding sequence ATGCAAATTGCTGATGCTAACAAAACTTTGCTTGTACGTTTTGGAACGCTTTTACTCATCACTTCTTTCTTAACCCTTGGGGCATGCGGCTCCAACAGCAATGCGGCAGATCTACCTAGTTTGCCAGATGACACAGTTCAAGAGCAGCCGGTCGGCGATGATCAAGCGGCGGCGCAAATCCCTCAAGATGCTTCCGCAAATTTGAATGCGGGTCAGCGCGAGGGGATTCTACAAAAATACAGCTACGTGGATCCAACACGGGTTGTGCCCACAAAAGCTTTGGCGGATGCTTTAGTTTATTTTGAGGCGAATAAAAATGGATTTAGAAATCAAGATTATATTTCCGTGATTGATTTCTCGAAGAATTCTTCGGAGCCGCGTTTTTACATCGTCAGCATGAAGACGGGTGAAGTTTGGTCTATTCGGGTGGCTCACGGCAAAGGCTCTGACGCGAATCATGACGGTTTTGCGGAAAAGTTTAGCAACACATCGGGCGCGCACGCGAGTTCGCTGGGTTACTATCGCACGGCCGAAACTTATTACGGTGCGCACGGTTTGTCTCTTCGTTTAGACGGACTTTCTTCCACCAACTCCAAGGCGCGTTCAAGAGCGGTTGTTATTCACGGAGCGAACTACGTGCAAGACACCAACGTGAAACAGGGAAGAAGCTGGGGATGTCCTGCGGTTTCGATGGAGAATATCCAAGCAGTGATCAAATACCTTAAAGGTGGAAGCTTGATCTACGCTGTGAACTAA